A genomic segment from Aegilops tauschii subsp. strangulata cultivar AL8/78 chromosome 1, Aet v6.0, whole genome shotgun sequence encodes:
- the LOC109733168 gene encoding uncharacterized protein, giving the protein MDDKPSLAPKPKTKAAVAAAAAPAPARTTAPLKKPPLAPPPQMIPLKPPPAHHYRQQRGSGAPRKRHRSGSGCSGRRVCCLATGFLLLALCLAVAAACLAYLCYHPRPPSFHLQPVSTTRFRVGNSSAVSAMDVTAAVKVVSWNPNDKIAFEYGDGEGRVSLADSDGDITLGWAPVGGFEHGARRVAVVGFVAAAKGVVVDEAVAARVRDGYRRRRLAFKVVVDTHMGVRVGAVRTGMVPVRLSCDDGVMAPRGVSAGSPMSRCQVYLLRMTWFGLN; this is encoded by the exons ATGGACGACAAGCCTTCCTTGGCGCCGAAGCCCAAAACGAAGGCCGCCGTGGCGGCGGCTGCCGCGCCAGCGCCGGCAAGGACGACGGCGCCACTGAAGAAGCCACCCCTCGCGCCCCCGCCTCAGATGATCCCGCTAAAGCCGCCGCCGGCGCACCATTACCGACAGCAGCGCGGCAGCGGAGCGCCGCGGAAGCGGCATCGCAGCGGCAGCGGGTGCTCCGGCCGCCGCGTGTGCTGCCTCGCAACCGGGTTCCTCCTGCTCGCGCTCTGCCTCGCGGTCGCCGCGGCCTGCCTGGCGTACCTGTGCTACCACCCGCGGCCGCCGTCGTTCCACCTCCAGCCGGTCTCGACGACGCGGTTCCGCGTCGGCAACTCCTCTGCGGTGTCGGCCATGGACGTCACGGCGGCCGTGAAGGTGGTGTCCTGGAACCCCAACGACAAGATCGCCTTCGAgtacggcgacggcgagggccgCGTCTCCCTCGCCGACAGTGACGGCGACATCACGCTGGGGTGGGCGCCCGTGGGAGGCTTCGAGCACGGCGCCCGGAGGGTGGCGGTCGTCGGGTTCGTGGCGGCCGCGAAGGGGGTGGTGGTCGAcgaggcggtggcggcgcgcgtgcgcgacgggtaccggcggcggcggctcgcgtTCAAGGTGGTCGTGGACACCCACATGGGCGTCCGGGTCGGGGCCGTGCGCACCGGCATGGTGCCCGTGAGGCTGTCCTGCGACGACGGCGTTATGGCGCCGCGCGGCGTCTCCGCCGGGAGCCCAATGAGCAGGTGCCAGGTGTACCTCCTCAGAATGACATG GTTTGGCTTGAACTGA